Sequence from the Undibacterium piscinae genome:
GCGCTTGATGAGCCGGCTGCGGGAATGAATGCAACAGAGAAACTTGCATTGCGTGAGTTACTGGTGAAGATTAAGGCCGAGGGAAAAACGATTTTGTTGATTGAGCATGACGTCAAATTGATGATGGGCTTGTGTGATCGGATAACCGTGCTTGATTACGGCAAGCCAATTGCAGAAGGCGTGCCGGCAGAGATACAAAAAAATCCGGCAGTTATTGAGGCATATTTGGGAGGTGGTCACTAATGGTTCAAAATGTATTGAGAGTGAGTAATCTCAAAGTTGCTTATGGTGGAATCAAAGCTGTTAAAGGCATTGATCTTGAAGTCAATCAAGGTGAGTTAATTACCTTGATTGGAGCCAATGGCGCGGGGAAAACAACGACACTAAAGGCTATTACGGGTACCTTGCCAGATTGCAAGGTTGAAGGCGATATCATTTACAATGGTAAGTCGATTAAAGGCCTAAGTTCATTTAACCTGGTCAACGATCAGTTGGCCATGGTTCCGGAAGGACGCGGGGTGTTTACTCGTATGAGTATTCATGAAAACCTGATGATGGGAGCCTTTACCCGCAATGATAAGGCCGGGATCAATGCGGATATTGAAAAATGGTTTTCTATTTTCCCTCGGCTAAAGGAGCGGGCGGCCCAATTGGCCGGTACCTTGTCCGGAGGGGAGCAACAAATGTTAGCGATGGCACGTGCTCTGATGAGTCATCCTAAATTGTTGTTGCTTGATGAGCCGTCAATGGGCTTGTCGCCAATTATGGTGGAGAAAATTTTTGAAGTGATCCGTACGGTTTCTGCGGAGGGTGTAACCATTTTGTTGGTAGAGCAGAATGCGAAACTTGCCCTGCAAGCGGCGAATCGCGCCTATGTGATGGACTCCGGCGTTATTACCATGAGCGGTCTGGCAAAAGATATGCTGAATGATCCTAAGGTGCAAGCCGCCTATTTGGGTGAAACCTGATTGGTTTTGAACAAAAAAAAGCCCCGGGATTGAACTGACCCCATTAAGTTGGACAGATTAATTGCTTAGGTTACCAAGGGCTGGGTTCTGTATTGCACAGGGCTCAGCCCTTTTAGTTTCATCTTAATGCGATCGTAATTATAGTAGTGAATATACTTTGCCAGCCCTTTTTGAAGCTCATCAATGCTTTTAAATTTGTCGAGGTAAAAATACTCAGACTTCAGCACTGCAAAAAAGCTTTCCATCGCTGCATTGTCGAGACAGTTTCCTTTGCGTGACATGCTCTGTGTGACTTGATTTTTCCCGAGTAGCCGTTGGTAGGCGGGCATTCGATATTGCCACCCCTGATCCGAATGCAAGACTGGCTTTTCGCCTGGCTTTAATTTGACCAACGCTTTCT
This genomic interval carries:
- a CDS encoding ABC transporter ATP-binding protein encodes the protein MVQNVLRVSNLKVAYGGIKAVKGIDLEVNQGELITLIGANGAGKTTTLKAITGTLPDCKVEGDIIYNGKSIKGLSSFNLVNDQLAMVPEGRGVFTRMSIHENLMMGAFTRNDKAGINADIEKWFSIFPRLKERAAQLAGTLSGGEQQMLAMARALMSHPKLLLLDEPSMGLSPIMVEKIFEVIRTVSAEGVTILLVEQNAKLALQAANRAYVMDSGVITMSGLAKDMLNDPKVQAAYLGET